A portion of the Candidatus Stygibacter australis genome contains these proteins:
- a CDS encoding beta-N-acetylhexosaminidase: MKAPQLIPYPQSLKLLEGYCLDLDNVENVINSKIAPEGYELTISPEKIVISSSDSTGRFYARATLSQLIHQYDNHLPCLKIIDSPAFSWRGLHLDVSRHFFSTDYIKTLLKAMAAYKLNRFHWHLTDDQGWRIQIDKYPLLTDIGAWRKNEQGDTYGGFYTKAEIKEIIDFAAQLHIEIIPEIEMPGHARAAITAYPQFGCNAEETNITTDWGVFDQVFCVGKEETLSFLKDILTEVCELFPSRWLHTGGDECPTKSWEKCPHCIQKAKEVGLQSVTDLQKWFTTEIAEFLQTKGKAMIGWDEILGAELPTDNIVMVWRGDGIDAIKIALARKHQMVLTPNLFYYFDWKQTSAEAEHGSFGVTTLSRTYSYDPLAAIDKDTNKALILGVQGNIWTERITYPDQVSYMAFPRALAIAETGWSKNKSNPAEFLARAKAQTAYLKSLSVNPCQKSE, encoded by the coding sequence ATGAAAGCACCTCAATTAATCCCATACCCTCAATCACTTAAATTATTAGAAGGCTATTGCCTTGATCTGGATAATGTCGAAAATGTCATCAATTCCAAAATTGCTCCCGAAGGCTATGAACTCACTATCTCTCCCGAGAAAATAGTTATTTCATCTTCAGATAGCACCGGCAGGTTTTATGCTCGTGCTACTTTATCTCAATTGATTCATCAATATGATAACCACTTGCCCTGCCTGAAGATCATTGACAGCCCTGCCTTCTCCTGGCGCGGACTGCATCTGGATGTAAGCCGGCATTTCTTTTCTACTGATTACATCAAAACTCTGCTGAAAGCTATGGCTGCCTATAAGCTCAACAGGTTTCACTGGCATCTCACAGATGACCAAGGCTGGCGCATTCAAATTGATAAATATCCCCTGCTGACCGATATTGGTGCCTGGCGCAAGAATGAGCAGGGAGACACTTATGGCGGATTTTATACCAAGGCAGAGATAAAAGAAATTATTGATTTTGCTGCTCAGCTGCATATTGAGATAATTCCCGAAATCGAGATGCCTGGTCATGCAAGGGCTGCTATCACTGCCTATCCTCAATTTGGCTGTAATGCAGAAGAAACTAATATTACCACAGATTGGGGTGTATTTGATCAGGTATTCTGCGTAGGCAAAGAGGAAACGCTCTCATTCCTAAAAGATATTCTCACAGAAGTCTGCGAATTATTCCCTTCCCGCTGGCTGCATACTGGTGGTGATGAATGCCCCACCAAAAGCTGGGAGAAATGCCCTCATTGCATTCAAAAGGCAAAAGAAGTCGGTTTGCAAAGCGTAACTGATCTGCAAAAATGGTTTACCACAGAAATTGCTGAGTTCCTGCAAACAAAAGGCAAGGCAATGATTGGCTGGGACGAAATATTAGGTGCAGAACTGCCGACAGATAATATAGTCATGGTCTGGCGTGGTGATGGTATTGATGCCATCAAAATTGCTCTTGCCCGTAAGCATCAGATGGTACTCACCCCCAATCTTTTTTATTACTTTGATTGGAAACAAACCAGCGCTGAAGCAGAACATGGCAGCTTTGGCGTAACCACACTTTCCAGAACATATTCCTATGACCCATTGGCTGCTATTGATAAAGATACCAATAAAGCTCTGATCCTGGGCGTACAGGGTAATATCTGGACAGAAAGAATTACCTACCCGGATCAGGTGTCATATATGGCATTTCCCCGCGCACTGGCTATTGCTGAAACCGGCTGGTCCAAAAATAAATCCAATCCGGCAGAATTTCTGGCCAGAGCAAAAGCTCAAACAGCTTACTTGAAAAGCCTTTCCGTAAACCCCTGCCAGAAAAGTGAGTAA
- a CDS encoding GNAT family N-acetyltransferase produces MIPYSQPVEFQIVPHWSNEYRQAIYLRYKLLRQPLGLKYTKAQMEDETDQIHIIGRINDQIVACLCLVPLENKVYKMRQVCIREDLQHLGIGKKLVAFCEAALRQNGAIEIVLNARDYVTDFYLKLDYSICSEQFLEIGIPHYKMYKSLTK; encoded by the coding sequence ATGATACCATATTCTCAACCAGTTGAATTTCAGATAGTGCCGCACTGGTCAAATGAATACCGTCAGGCTATCTATCTGCGCTATAAACTCCTGCGTCAACCCCTCGGATTGAAATATACCAAAGCACAAATGGAAGATGAAACAGATCAGATCCACATCATTGGCAGGATCAATGACCAGATTGTCGCCTGTCTTTGCCTGGTGCCTTTAGAAAATAAGGTATATAAAATGCGCCAGGTCTGCATACGTGAAGATCTTCAGCACCTGGGTATTGGCAAAAAACTGGTCGCTTTCTGTGAAGCCGCATTAAGACAAAATGGAGCTATCGAGATAGTACTCAATGCCAGAGATTACGTCACTGATTTCTACCTCAAACTTGATTATAGTATCTGCAGTGAGCAATTCCTGGAAATCGGTATCCCGCACTATAAAATGTACAAATCACTCACTAAATAG
- a CDS encoding L,D-transpeptidase translates to MKLNITLLLCMFMLSMVFIINLHAQTEEAELQNNKIEDSNMNEYSIVIDKSRFNMKLYQGNQVINKYQVALGKIPGDKQKVGDKRTPDGDFAIEKIQVASWWEYDFGDGKGPIKAYGPWFIRLETNATQTLSGNTWTGIGIHGTHDEDSIGTLASRGCIRMHNKELVELVDFLKSLPDYHIKVVIRESID, encoded by the coding sequence ATGAAGTTAAATATAACTCTCCTGCTGTGCATGTTTATGCTATCCATGGTATTTATTATAAATTTGCATGCTCAGACGGAAGAAGCAGAATTACAAAATAATAAGATTGAGGATTCCAATATGAATGAGTATAGTATTGTTATAGATAAATCCCGATTCAATATGAAGCTTTATCAAGGCAACCAGGTTATCAACAAATATCAGGTTGCTCTGGGTAAAATTCCCGGAGATAAACAAAAAGTGGGTGATAAGCGAACTCCTGATGGTGATTTTGCTATCGAGAAAATCCAGGTCGCTTCCTGGTGGGAATATGATTTTGGTGACGGCAAAGGTCCCATAAAAGCCTATGGTCCCTGGTTTATCCGTCTTGAAACAAATGCCACTCAAACCCTTTCCGGTAACACCTGGACGGGTATTGGTATTCACGGTACACATGATGAAGATTCCATTGGCACTCTCGCTTCCCGCGGCTGTATCCGAATGCACAATAAAGAACTGGTAGAACTGGTGGATTTCCTTAAATCTCTGCCAGATTATCATATCAAAGTAGTTATCAGAGAATCTATTGATTAA
- a CDS encoding T9SS type A sorting domain-containing protein, whose protein sequence is MRNLKKYIVMLFALLPVILCSTILYVDDEYSSENAGGHTWGVDAFDNIPDAIGEFEDGDCIWIYPCSTGDWVQNSIMIYNKSVHMVGIGDVTIRGAALTAETLYLNFTGLVYYTITLENLTLSHTSNNMIIRLIYDTQRTSLDFSECTFTNYGASSNPDMISIENAFQITITDCVFENEYGDFNAIRCHGINQNCREIVFTDNQITGGSLYFDLNGTSAYNNLIDGNVFIGCRSLCHISCYDYDVQLEISNNLVYDIQDFLNNYDYPIYLATDGDDDVEISVLNNTFVPDPDNTLVVAIFGDVTEEGMEYPDTDITNNIFWGFDYIIRDDTAIPEAFDIDYNCCNVTLNDAGAGDTNNITGNPQFVDAGSDDYNLDWDSPCMDSGDQSFDEDADGTECDMGCLVARDHDNVIFIESETGDETYVWRGFPRLDVVGDENGGEFVEATDMFDYFEYPDRPDPIEVWYQNNDPDYEDLHGDWDTNEYDWDPDPSSSLVKSTRGYKVKVWDDASETSLLRVFGHVIEADTYITVDVSEDENWFCYFPEDTQDAEDAFDSTTLSQLDKIWTKNWTATKNGGTWTWPGNATLRYGETVIIRDVVARDFSFQWQQPARDIIEPYERPEPTQFSYNEDIEYFPIFMEFTEVPLEVAVYVDNVCKGAEVVDSDSLFQLRAYVLEEEPGYELEFVFYNGRSETKVMDYRIDNSFSQYSTDRLITGNLGDYVFIEFGEPLSDQVPELETNLKTYPNPFNPTVQLSFQAGQYGKYDLVIYNLKGQKVRTIIENAYCTEGERIEKVWKGLDNNGKQVSGGVYFIRLISPYDEQVSKIVLLK, encoded by the coding sequence ATGCGCAACTTAAAAAAATATATAGTAATGTTATTCGCCCTTTTACCCGTGATTTTATGTTCTACAATTCTTTATGTAGATGATGAATATTCATCAGAAAATGCCGGTGGGCATACCTGGGGAGTAGATGCTTTTGATAACATTCCGGATGCAATAGGGGAATTTGAAGATGGGGATTGTATCTGGATATATCCTTGTAGTACAGGTGACTGGGTTCAGAATTCGATTATGATCTATAATAAATCAGTTCATATGGTAGGAATAGGGGATGTAACAATCAGGGGTGCTGCATTAACTGCAGAGACATTATATCTTAATTTCACTGGTTTAGTATATTACACGATTACTCTTGAAAACCTGACTTTGAGTCATACAAGTAATAATATGATAATCAGACTGATTTATGATACCCAGCGTACATCATTAGATTTCTCAGAATGCACATTTACAAATTATGGTGCGAGCAGTAATCCAGATATGATATCCATAGAAAACGCTTTTCAAATAACAATAACTGATTGTGTTTTTGAGAATGAATATGGAGATTTCAATGCAATCCGTTGCCATGGTATAAATCAGAATTGCAGAGAAATTGTATTTACTGATAATCAAATCACCGGAGGATCATTATATTTTGATCTAAATGGAACATCAGCGTACAATAATCTGATTGATGGTAATGTATTTATAGGTTGTCGTAGTTTATGTCATATTTCATGCTATGATTATGATGTACAACTTGAAATCAGTAATAATCTTGTATATGATATTCAAGACTTTCTTAACAATTATGATTATCCAATATATTTAGCAACTGATGGTGATGATGATGTTGAGATATCAGTTCTAAATAATACATTTGTACCTGATCCTGATAATACTCTTGTTGTCGCGATTTTTGGTGATGTAACGGAAGAAGGTATGGAATATCCTGATACTGATATAACAAATAATATTTTCTGGGGATTTGATTATATTATACGGGATGATACAGCAATACCCGAGGCTTTTGATATTGATTATAATTGCTGCAATGTGACCTTGAATGATGCAGGAGCAGGAGATACTAATAATATAACCGGGAATCCACAATTTGTAGATGCCGGTAGTGATGATTATAATCTGGACTGGGACAGTCCCTGTATGGATTCAGGAGACCAGAGTTTTGATGAAGATGCAGACGGTACCGAATGTGATATGGGCTGTCTGGTGGCAAGAGATCATGATAATGTGATCTTTATCGAAAGTGAAACTGGGGATGAGACTTATGTCTGGCGGGGATTTCCCCGGCTGGATGTGGTAGGAGATGAGAATGGTGGTGAATTCGTGGAAGCCACTGATATGTTTGATTATTTTGAATATCCTGATCGTCCTGACCCAATTGAAGTCTGGTATCAGAACAATGATCCTGATTATGAAGATTTGCATGGAGATTGGGATACAAATGAATATGACTGGGATCCAGATCCAAGCAGTTCATTAGTGAAGAGTACCAGAGGATATAAGGTTAAAGTATGGGATGATGCCTCAGAAACTTCTCTTTTGCGAGTATTTGGTCATGTAATTGAAGCAGATACTTATATTACAGTGGATGTGAGTGAAGATGAGAACTGGTTCTGTTACTTTCCGGAAGATACCCAGGATGCTGAAGATGCCTTTGATTCTACCACACTCTCGCAATTAGACAAGATATGGACCAAGAATTGGACAGCAACAAAAAACGGGGGGACTTGGACCTGGCCCGGAAATGCAACTCTCCGTTATGGAGAGACAGTTATTATAAGAGATGTAGTAGCCCGGGATTTCAGTTTCCAGTGGCAACAGCCAGCACGGGATATTATAGAACCCTATGAAAGACCGGAACCCACCCAGTTCAGTTATAATGAAGATATCGAATATTTCCCGATCTTTATGGAATTCACAGAAGTACCTCTGGAAGTTGCCGTATATGTTGATAATGTCTGCAAGGGTGCAGAAGTGGTAGATAGTGACAGTCTCTTTCAATTACGAGCTTATGTGCTTGAAGAAGAACCCGGCTATGAATTGGAATTTGTTTTTTATAACGGCAGGTCTGAAACCAAGGTTATGGATTACAGAATAGATAACAGCTTCAGCCAGTACAGCACAGACAGGCTTATAACCGGCAATCTGGGAGATTATGTCTTTATCGAGTTTGGAGAACCACTCTCTGATCAGGTTCCTGAACTGGAAACAAACCTGAAAACTTATCCTAATCCCTTTAATCCAACTGTGCAGTTATCATTCCAGGCAGGGCAATATGGAAAATATGATTTGGTTATATATAACCTGAAAGGACAAAAGGTTAGAACCATCATAGAGAATGCATATTGCACAGAAGGTGAAAGAATAGAAAAGGTCTGGAAAGGGCTTGATAATAATGGAAAGCAGGTCAGTGGAGGAGTTTACTTTATCAGACTGATATCTCCTTATGATGAACAGGTCAGCAAAATCGTTTTACTGAAATAA
- a CDS encoding endonuclease/exonuclease/phosphatase family protein: protein MKIISLNIANYDDHPGWENRRQRICEMLIKMQPDLISLQEVRFNPQQKTCQISYQNSAEELLALLHSQKKFLDFRIITQPTMYYPTKYSYPSLDDKVIWEGKSFITNLNILEYGNFLLTKPDTSRDMNKRSIFWCRLKRKDSEFIIGNLHWGLDEAARISNATQTAQLAARFPDIPLIFAGDYNTDPDVPIQQQLIAAGLSDLWVTANNQNPGFTFPAQEPTRRIDQAWGNKLAVQSLESISIQPFHDLSDHLALLIELELK from the coding sequence ATGAAAATTATCTCGCTGAACATCGCTAATTATGATGACCATCCCGGTTGGGAAAATAGACGACAGCGGATTTGCGAAATGCTGATCAAAATGCAGCCAGACCTGATCTCATTACAGGAAGTTCGCTTTAATCCTCAGCAAAAAACCTGCCAAATCTCTTATCAAAATTCCGCTGAAGAACTCCTTGCGCTGCTACACTCGCAAAAAAAATTCCTGGATTTTCGTATCATCACTCAACCCACTATGTACTATCCCACAAAATATTCATATCCCTCCCTTGATGATAAGGTCATCTGGGAAGGAAAATCTTTTATTACAAATCTCAACATTCTGGAATATGGTAACTTCCTGCTGACAAAGCCTGACACCAGTCGTGACATGAATAAACGCAGCATCTTCTGGTGCCGGCTCAAGCGAAAAGACAGCGAATTCATCATTGGAAACCTGCACTGGGGACTTGATGAAGCAGCACGAATCAGTAATGCCACCCAAACCGCTCAATTAGCTGCCAGATTTCCTGATATACCCCTTATCTTTGCCGGTGATTATAATACAGATCCCGATGTCCCCATTCAGCAGCAGTTAATTGCTGCAGGTTTATCCGATCTCTGGGTTACAGCAAATAACCAGAATCCGGGTTTCACATTTCCAGCTCAGGAACCCACTCGCCGAATTGATCAAGCCTGGGGTAATAAACTGGCTGTTCAGAGCCTTGAAAGTATCTCTATTCAACCCTTTCATGATTTGTCAGACCACCTTGCTCTCCTCATAGAACTGGAGCTTAAATGA
- a CDS encoding tetratricopeptide repeat protein, whose translation MEKLKYLEREYMSISGEEDNLKQQIELLLQLSETAEAEDKDKSISYGEQAEEKAQKLGEYELLQRVYKYLGELHFRQGNFENAVGYYEKLRECAFNEEDIETIILGYYNIGLIYWKRNDYKKSEENFLKSLELADKQGEIKIIARSSTGMGLLSWKQGRYELALEYYQKSLELSRELDDKNEEAKLHNYIGVIYKNQGNLVSALAHYQLSLSIFTELSDRISMSKLLNNIGNLYLMQGSNEKAIDNYLQSLKVSEELGDDHTRSSILNNIGLIYFNLEDYEKSLPYHHQALEIRERMSDKSAIAHSLKNLGLAYQKTGQPEKSMECKMRALDIELEIDDKSGLATTYSLIGLSYMDEGDLEQARANYNQSLKLYEELGDKPGTAANLINLGGIHLNLEEYEAAEEITLRGLKLAEETGVETLIKDGYNVLSELFEQTGDYQKAHNYFKKFTEIRYHLENLESKRHIEDIQAKYEFDKREKEAEIYRLKNIELAKANAELTLLKDNLEQQVDEGIEELRKKDTLMAAQSRQAEMGKMIGFIAHQWKQPLNSIGLIAQNLADSYTFDELDEVALVEGTSNIFELVKYMAKTIDDFRNFFRPETTKSIFDPGEVIETTLKLISKSFDADDIEINLELEEGCSVEGFPNELSQVIINILNNAREALEEDNDLLDKQVWVSLIKEDEKVIIEIKDNGKGIPETVLPHIFEAYYTTKLDNKGTGLGLYISKTIINEKMKGEISVNCEAGTVFKIELQAKTET comes from the coding sequence ATGGAAAAGCTGAAATATCTTGAAAGAGAATATATGAGTATATCTGGAGAAGAAGATAATCTGAAGCAGCAGATCGAATTATTATTGCAACTATCAGAAACTGCAGAAGCCGAGGATAAAGATAAAAGCATTTCATACGGTGAACAAGCAGAAGAGAAAGCTCAGAAACTGGGAGAATATGAATTACTGCAAAGAGTTTACAAATATCTGGGAGAGCTGCATTTTCGGCAGGGAAACTTTGAAAATGCCGTGGGATATTATGAAAAGCTGCGGGAATGTGCTTTTAATGAGGAAGATATAGAGACAATAATTCTGGGGTACTATAATATTGGACTGATATACTGGAAAAGGAACGATTATAAAAAGTCTGAAGAAAATTTCCTTAAATCACTGGAACTGGCAGATAAACAGGGAGAAATAAAAATCATAGCAAGAAGCTCAACTGGAATGGGATTATTATCCTGGAAGCAGGGCAGATATGAATTAGCCTTAGAGTATTACCAAAAGTCCCTGGAATTGAGCAGAGAACTTGATGATAAAAATGAGGAAGCCAAATTACATAATTATATAGGTGTAATTTATAAGAATCAGGGTAATCTTGTTTCTGCCCTTGCTCATTACCAGCTATCGTTAAGCATTTTCACTGAATTGAGTGACAGGATCAGCATGTCTAAACTGCTGAATAATATCGGAAATCTTTACCTTATGCAGGGCAGTAATGAAAAAGCGATCGATAATTACCTGCAATCTTTGAAGGTTAGTGAGGAGCTGGGAGATGATCATACGCGCTCCAGTATCTTGAATAATATTGGTTTGATCTATTTCAATCTGGAGGACTATGAGAAATCACTGCCATATCATCATCAGGCTCTTGAGATTCGGGAGCGGATGTCTGACAAATCGGCAATTGCTCATTCCTTAAAAAATCTGGGTCTGGCATATCAAAAAACAGGTCAGCCAGAGAAATCAATGGAATGTAAAATGCGAGCCTTGGATATTGAACTGGAAATAGATGACAAATCCGGGCTTGCCACCACATATTCGCTGATCGGATTATCCTATATGGATGAAGGTGATCTTGAGCAGGCAAGAGCAAACTACAATCAATCACTTAAGCTGTATGAAGAATTAGGAGATAAACCAGGAACAGCGGCAAACTTGATCAATCTCGGAGGTATTCATCTAAATTTGGAAGAGTATGAAGCTGCTGAGGAAATTACTTTACGCGGTTTGAAACTGGCAGAAGAAACAGGAGTGGAAACTCTGATCAAGGATGGTTATAATGTTTTAAGTGAATTATTCGAACAGACAGGAGATTATCAAAAAGCGCATAATTATTTTAAGAAATTTACTGAAATCAGGTATCACCTTGAGAATCTGGAGAGTAAGCGGCATATAGAGGATATCCAGGCAAAATATGAATTTGATAAACGGGAAAAAGAAGCAGAGATCTATCGGCTTAAGAACATTGAATTAGCAAAAGCGAATGCAGAACTGACGCTTTTGAAAGATAACCTGGAGCAGCAGGTGGACGAAGGAATAGAAGAATTACGTAAGAAAGACACACTCATGGCAGCACAGTCACGTCAGGCGGAAATGGGAAAGATGATAGGATTTATTGCCCATCAGTGGAAACAGCCTTTGAATTCAATCGGATTAATAGCCCAGAATCTGGCAGATTCCTATACTTTTGATGAACTGGATGAAGTTGCCCTTGTGGAGGGAACTTCCAATATTTTTGAGCTGGTTAAGTATATGGCAAAAACTATTGATGATTTCCGCAATTTCTTTCGACCTGAAACTACAAAATCCATTTTTGATCCTGGTGAAGTGATAGAAACTACTTTGAAGTTGATCAGCAAAAGCTTTGATGCTGATGATATTGAGATAAATCTGGAGCTGGAAGAAGGGTGTTCTGTAGAGGGATTTCCTAATGAGCTTTCACAGGTGATCATTAATATATTAAATAATGCCAGAGAAGCACTGGAGGAAGATAATGATCTATTGGATAAGCAGGTTTGGGTAAGTCTCATAAAAGAAGATGAAAAGGTTATCATTGAGATCAAAGATAATGGAAAAGGTATACCAGAAACTGTTTTACCTCATATTTTTGAAGCATATTATACAACAAAACTTGATAATAAGGGTACGGGATTAGGTTTATACATATCCAAAACCATTATAAATGAGAAAATGAAAGGAGAGATCAGCGTAAACTGCGAGGCCGGAACAGTTTTTAAGATAGAATTGCAGGCAAAAACGGAGACTTAA
- a CDS encoding choice-of-anchor Q domain-containing protein, producing MSKYIIIFILFSTYFVLADTITVAQDSTGDFTVIQEAILAGSNNDTILVYPGIYYENIDYMGKTLVIGSLYLVTGEDVYIDSTIIDGNENGCVVTVENYEGEGTKIIGFTIQNGYNNYGGGISISRSYLDIINCDILRNKASLLSGGIYCEYDSHIFLSGSSICFNVSEKKYGGIVIGDEAQISFDTNNLCNIYGNYGGAYCDMYRLIDLENPVNFEAYLDTFSCLDPDRYFIGAGDDGFNLNWEYLDLHVTTAYYEFYDGDLFVSPDGNDNNSGTSPEEPMQTIAGAITRIVSNPDDPNTIFLQGGIYSSSLNGQLFPLNLKSHVNIVGDCEENVIWDGEGQKIILDYYSGFEYEIKNITFINGPSSPWKVIRIFQQDMEPMSIVFENLKFIDIEVASIKVTESIEFELRNILIENGSSGLIGYNSAPGNHSKIVNCQVINSGSGFHHRNYDHTGERSRLDVINTLIVDNLCETDGRGIWTYNSDTNGYAETNIVNCTIMNNSCDDYTNLLGCVNAQLGGNYNIYNSLIYGNDGYEVSADTGDGGILGSTITVSHSLIEGGESGIPLVGDYPSTLNWLDGNIDCDPMVDEDYVPIAFSPLIDAGTTELPYDIELPETDLAGNLRITGRTVDIGAFEFNPWGSGTDDAVINADQQLYVYPNPAVSGSLRKGTVTISWRGVREGDIQFDIYNAKGQKVRSVYNIYCQQAGVYQADWDLQNERGNKVSSGIYYVRIKLAGNYQEQQKVAIIN from the coding sequence ATGAGCAAATATATAATAATCTTTATCTTATTTTCCACATATTTTGTGCTAGCTGACACAATAACTGTTGCCCAAGACAGTACAGGAGATTTTACTGTAATCCAGGAGGCAATTTTAGCAGGTTCCAATAATGATACAATCCTTGTATATCCCGGGATATATTACGAGAATATCGATTATATGGGAAAAACTTTAGTTATTGGCAGCTTATATTTGGTAACCGGAGAGGATGTGTATATAGATTCAACGATTATAGATGGTAATGAGAATGGATGCGTGGTGACAGTGGAGAATTATGAGGGAGAAGGAACAAAAATTATTGGCTTTACTATACAAAATGGATATAATAATTATGGGGGTGGAATATCTATAAGCAGATCATATTTAGATATAATAAATTGTGATATTTTGCGTAACAAAGCTTCCTTGCTCAGCGGCGGTATATACTGTGAGTATGATTCTCATATATTTCTTTCAGGATCATCAATTTGTTTTAACGTAAGTGAAAAGAAATATGGTGGGATAGTTATTGGAGATGAAGCTCAGATTTCATTCGATACCAATAATTTATGCAATATTTATGGGAACTATGGGGGCGCTTATTGTGATATGTACAGATTGATAGATTTAGAGAATCCTGTAAATTTTGAAGCATATCTGGATACTTTCAGTTGCCTGGATCCGGATAGATATTTCATAGGAGCTGGCGATGATGGATTCAATCTGAATTGGGAATATCTTGATTTACATGTGACCACTGCATATTATGAATTTTACGATGGAGATTTGTTTGTATCCCCGGATGGAAATGACAATAACAGCGGAACAAGTCCAGAAGAACCGATGCAGACAATTGCCGGAGCAATAACCAGAATAGTATCCAACCCGGATGATCCGAATACTATTTTTTTACAGGGAGGCATTTATAGTTCAAGTCTAAATGGTCAGTTATTTCCTTTAAACCTGAAGTCCCATGTGAATATAGTGGGTGATTGTGAGGAAAACGTGATCTGGGATGGAGAGGGTCAAAAAATAATTTTAGATTATTATAGTGGATTTGAGTATGAAATAAAGAATATCACTTTTATAAATGGACCATCTAGTCCCTGGAAGGTGATTCGAATATTTCAGCAGGATATGGAACCAATGAGTATTGTATTTGAAAATCTGAAATTCATTGATATTGAAGTAGCATCAATAAAAGTGACAGAAAGCATTGAATTTGAATTAAGAAATATTCTTATAGAAAATGGATCAAGTGGTTTAATTGGATATAATAGTGCACCTGGAAATCACAGCAAAATCGTAAACTGCCAGGTAATCAATTCTGGTTCCGGGTTTCATCATAGAAATTATGATCATACAGGCGAAAGGTCGAGACTGGATGTAATAAACACTTTAATTGTAGACAATTTATGTGAGACTGATGGACGCGGGATCTGGACGTATAACTCTGATACAAATGGTTATGCCGAAACAAATATAGTAAATTGCACGATCATGAATAATTCCTGCGATGATTACACCAATTTATTAGGTTGCGTAAATGCGCAACTGGGCGGTAATTACAATATTTATAATAGTCTGATTTATGGAAATGACGGATATGAAGTATCCGCAGATACAGGAGATGGAGGTATTCTGGGGAGTACAATAACAGTTTCCCATTCATTGATCGAAGGGGGAGAATCAGGGATACCTCTGGTGGGTGATTATCCCTCAACCTTGAACTGGCTGGATGGGAATATTGACTGTGATCCGATGGTGGATGAGGATTATGTTCCGATAGCCTTTTCCCCTTTGATAGATGCAGGAACAACAGAGCTACCTTATGATATTGAGCTTCCTGAGACGGATCTGGCAGGAAATCTGAGGATTACAGGCAGGACAGTGGATATTGGTGCCTTTGAATTCAACCCCTGGGGCAGCGGAACAGATGACGCTGTTATCAACGCCGATCAACAGCTATATGTATATCCCAACCCGGCAGTATCTGGCAGTTTAAGAAAGGGGACAGTAACCATAAGCTGGAGAGGTGTTAGAGAAGGAGATATCCAGTTTGATATATATAATGCCAAAGGGCAAAAGGTGAGGAGTGTTTATAATATTTACTGCCAGCAGGCAGGAGTATATCAGGCAGACTGGGATCTGCAGAATGAGAGAGGGAATAAAGTAAGCAGCGGAATCTATTACGTGAGAATTAAACTTGCTGGGAATTATCAAGAGCAGCAGAAGGTGGCTATTATTAATTAG